One Carassius carassius chromosome 28, fCarCar2.1, whole genome shotgun sequence genomic window carries:
- the LOC132108329 gene encoding elastin-like has protein sequence MRFGGGDSRRQEVTLGELDRAVEGPQAISRTGVCFFLQRMNRAPIFDLIVKYTCVFIGPGGVYPYGYGPFPGSTGAAGIGTGVLPGAKPLKAPGVGGAGSVAGVGAGLVPGAGGGYPSGVGVGAGAKPPKPGYGSLGTGYAQQGGVAPGGYGGYPHAYPGGYGAGLSPQQAKAAKYGGGLTGFLGAGYRGGAGCQGKYCGRRRK, from the exons ATGAG GTTTGGAGGAGGAGATTCCAGGAGACAGGAAGTTACTCTAGGAGAACTGGACAGGGCCGTAGAAGGTCCTCAAGCCATCAGCAGGACTGGTGTCTGCTTCTTTCTCCAAAGGATGAACAGG GCACCTATATTTGACTTAATTGTAAAGTACACTTGTGTGTTTATAGGTCCTGGTGGGGTTTACCCATATGGATATG GCCCATTTCCTGGTAGCACCGGAGCTGCTGGAATTGGAACTGGTGTGTTACCTGGAGCCAAACCTCTGAAAGCCCCTG GTGTTGGAGGAGCAGGCAGTGTCGCAGGTGTAGGGGCAGGACTCGTACCTGGAGCAG GTGGAGGGTATCCATCAGGTGTTGGTGTGGGAGCTGGGGCTAAACCACCTAAACCAG GCTATGGCTCTTTGGGTACGGGATACGCACAGCAAG GTGGTGTAGCTCCAGGAGGATACGGAGGATATCCACATGCATATCCAG GAGGATATGGAGCAGGACTGTCACCACAACAAG CCAAAGCAGCCAAATATGGAGGTGGACTGACGGGATTCCTGGGAGCAGGTTATCGAG GAGGAGCCGGCTGCCAAGGAAAATACTGCGGGAGGAGGAGAAAGTAA